Within the Naumovozyma castellii chromosome 1, complete genome genome, the region TAGAGGTACTTGGTGGGCTTGTCCTTGTAGACCACGGGGATGACGGTGTACTCCTGGGAGCAGCGTCTGTGTCTGTCTGGGGTCTTGCTGTTGACGATGCGGAAGCCGTCTGGGGTGGTGTAGAAGAGCCTCTTGGAGGTGGTGCAGACGGAGAAGAGCTGGGAGCTGGGGACGGGGACAAGGTCGGAGCCGGGGAAGGCGGTGTGGTACTCGTCCAGGTCCACCAGGGCGTAGTTGGCCAGCTTGGTGCGCTCCTCCAGCAGGAACAGCTTGCTCTTGGGGTGGAACTTCTTGACAACCTTGCGGACAGAAGCACCctccttttcaatagttaACACGACAAATCCATCGACAACGCTGACGTTATCTGAAATGTAAAAcatggtggtggtggatttGCGAATGGTTGTTTGGTGGGATGGGAAGGGGAGAGAGTGTGGTTTAAGGGAATAAAATTTGGCCCAGttatatattctgtttTTCTTCGTTTGTCCCAGAAAAGCGGACGCCATCGCCAGAGAAAAAACAACGCCAAACACGTCCACAGGGGAACGCGGCCACGGcccaaagaggaaagaacaCGAGCTGACGCGTTGGTGCAGTTACGACATGCATGAAAAAGGAAGGTAATATGCTTTTCGTGCTTGAATGTTCAAAACTGAGTGAGCCAGGCTCCTGTGCAAGGTGACAGCTGTGTAAGACTAGAAATACACTGTGACACCGACCATATCTCGACAACTAGCACTCCAACTGACCTTAAACTACAAACGTACACTCTTATACACGCTATCTAAACATATACACACTACCTTCTTTACTTCGACCGTCCCTGCGCTGCTTAACCACTGGCTGTGGGTGCTGGGTTTCCGTCTACCTACCGTCGCCCAAGTCACCTCCGCCGCACAGGCCG harbors:
- the NCAS0A00100 gene encoding uncharacterized protein, with the translated sequence MASAFLGQTKKNRIYNWAKFYSLKPHSLPFPSHQTTIRKSTTTMFYISDNVSVVDGFVVLTIEKEGASVRKVVKKFHPKSKLFLLEERTKLANYALVDLDEYHTAFPGSDLVPVPSSQLFSVCTTSKRLFYTTPDGFRIVNSKTPDRHRRCSQEYTVIPVVYKDKPTKYLYLRDETHSTQYLLADVTVDRDIVHSKDSSFFEQEMNVGEIVFTENDLSVLAGFQQYKAQFAEDIYSYFSTIYSEVRSRYHRRPYLSSFHRPGYGETFPKDLQIPTIPEVQLHGVCLSVSGGGVPTTLLCRGLYLRT